In one window of Cystobacter fuscus DSM 2262 DNA:
- a CDS encoding cupredoxin domain-containing protein, with translation MRLRVLLCLALGLAACEETLPAGFRPVQDSAEGAARVSVAFNRITSGRYRAVAPTCIGQRYVLRSSLDTAIPPGEPLALEGGLAMKPGQVVEFRNYQPDIPTNVTSLSAPAPLFSPNLVRPYNTRTEGKETFSFWRYAFPEPGAYEYFDTNMGTPGRQVVDSYYGTVTYVGESNAPRAVVCVDPPACVASAECLAGSAPEGTVCCTCPGVCCETDLHCSLDKTCLRGRCVDKDTGE, from the coding sequence ATGCGCCTTCGTGTCCTGTTGTGCCTCGCGCTCGGTCTCGCCGCCTGCGAGGAGACACTTCCCGCCGGGTTCCGGCCCGTGCAGGACTCGGCCGAGGGCGCGGCCCGCGTCTCCGTGGCTTTCAACCGCATCACCTCCGGCCGCTACCGCGCCGTCGCGCCCACGTGCATCGGCCAGCGCTATGTCTTGCGCTCGTCGCTGGACACGGCCATTCCCCCGGGCGAGCCGCTTGCGCTGGAGGGGGGCCTCGCGATGAAGCCCGGGCAGGTCGTCGAGTTCCGCAACTACCAGCCCGACATCCCCACCAACGTCACCTCGCTGTCGGCGCCCGCGCCGCTCTTCAGCCCCAACCTGGTGCGGCCCTACAACACCCGCACCGAGGGCAAGGAGACGTTCTCCTTCTGGCGCTACGCCTTCCCAGAGCCCGGGGCCTACGAGTACTTCGACACCAACATGGGCACGCCGGGCCGACAGGTGGTGGACTCGTACTACGGCACGGTCACCTATGTGGGCGAGTCCAATGCGCCCCGGGCGGTGGTGTGCGTGGATCCTCCCGCGTGTGTCGCGTCCGCCGAGTGCCTCGCGGGCAGCGCGCCCGAGGGCACCGTGTGCTGCACCTGCCCGGGCGTGTGCTGCGAGACCGATCTTCACTGCTCCCTGGACAAGACGTGCCTGCGCGGCCGATGCGTGGACAAGGACACCGGCGAATGA
- a CDS encoding FMN-binding protein encodes MSMLRGGAVKHFVLAWMVLLGGVAALPARAAATYFTTPQVLKEFFPQSQRVTYRKVKLGPAEQAALQGRLGYKPAKAEYVFFVATTGEHVDGYALIDEELGQHEQITFAVKLSPTGTVERHEVMVYREAYGQEISDARFRRQFQGKTVKDPVRAGTDIDVVTGATISSRSMAVGVRRSLILLDELVLKPNASQNTKG; translated from the coding sequence ATGAGCATGCTAAGGGGAGGAGCCGTGAAGCACTTCGTGTTGGCGTGGATGGTGTTGCTGGGTGGAGTGGCGGCGCTGCCCGCGCGCGCGGCGGCGACGTACTTCACCACGCCGCAGGTCCTCAAGGAGTTCTTCCCCCAGAGCCAGCGCGTCACCTACCGCAAGGTGAAGCTCGGTCCCGCGGAGCAGGCGGCGTTGCAGGGGCGGCTCGGCTACAAGCCGGCGAAGGCCGAGTACGTCTTCTTCGTGGCCACCACGGGCGAGCACGTGGACGGCTACGCCCTCATCGACGAGGAACTCGGCCAGCACGAGCAGATCACCTTCGCCGTGAAGCTGTCCCCCACGGGCACCGTCGAGCGCCACGAGGTGATGGTGTACCGCGAGGCCTACGGGCAGGAGATCTCCGACGCGCGCTTTCGCCGCCAGTTCCAGGGCAAGACGGTGAAGGATCCGGTGCGCGCGGGGACGGACATCGACGTGGTGACGGGCGCGACCATCTCCTCGCGCTCCATGGCCGTCGGCGTGCGCCGCTCGCTCATTCTCCTGGACGAACTCGTCCTCAAGCCGAACGCGTCCCAGAACACCAAGGGGTAG